From Myxococcus guangdongensis, the proteins below share one genomic window:
- a CDS encoding adenylate/guanylate cyclase domain-containing protein translates to MKVNAGDSRSLRDHAFSSVVGWLAVEARRLPNPVPLLSGLCERLTACGVPVSRASIVLFTLHPLLHAKSFRWRPGHDATSEVHPHGLQHLPAFSKSPFKALREGLPVIHRRLEQPLPDGDFPMFAELRAEGLTEYLALPVCFSDDSRHGVSWATSAPGGFTDAHRALLHELHPMLELVMEVFARKDMTGVLLDTYLGRDAGRRVLQGQIRRGDGETTSAVICLSDLRSFTVLSDALPRDALLELLNAYFETMVGAFHSHGAEVLKFMGDAVLAIFRIDEHALVEDRCAAAARTVHDAVRASEQDNASRRRKGLPTYEFGTSLHVGDVMYGNIGASDRLDFTVIGPAVNLASRIAGLCAGLNEPVLLSESFVSHYRGDVKDLGHHPVKGVPHPVRIYTLDSESSALTAA, encoded by the coding sequence GTGAAAGTGAATGCCGGAGACTCGCGAAGCCTTCGCGACCATGCCTTCTCCTCCGTGGTGGGCTGGCTCGCCGTGGAAGCGAGGCGTCTGCCCAATCCCGTGCCGCTGCTCTCGGGCCTGTGCGAACGGCTGACCGCGTGCGGCGTGCCCGTGTCGCGCGCCTCCATCGTCCTCTTCACGCTGCACCCGCTGCTGCACGCGAAGAGCTTCCGCTGGCGCCCTGGACATGACGCCACCTCGGAGGTCCATCCCCACGGCCTCCAGCACCTCCCCGCGTTCTCGAAGAGCCCCTTCAAGGCCCTGCGTGAGGGACTGCCCGTCATCCATCGCCGCCTGGAGCAGCCACTCCCGGACGGCGACTTCCCCATGTTCGCCGAGCTGCGCGCCGAGGGGCTCACCGAGTACCTCGCGCTGCCGGTGTGCTTCAGCGACGACTCGCGTCACGGTGTCTCCTGGGCCACCTCCGCGCCTGGGGGCTTCACCGATGCGCACCGTGCGCTGCTTCACGAACTGCATCCCATGCTGGAGCTGGTGATGGAGGTCTTCGCGCGCAAGGACATGACGGGCGTGCTGCTCGACACCTACCTGGGTCGAGACGCGGGACGCCGTGTCCTCCAGGGACAGATTCGACGCGGCGACGGCGAGACGACCTCCGCCGTCATCTGCCTGAGTGACCTGCGCAGCTTCACCGTGCTGTCGGACGCGCTGCCTCGCGACGCGCTGCTGGAGCTGCTCAACGCCTACTTCGAGACGATGGTCGGCGCCTTCCACTCGCACGGCGCGGAGGTGCTCAAGTTCATGGGCGACGCCGTGCTGGCCATCTTCCGCATCGACGAGCATGCGCTCGTGGAGGACCGCTGCGCCGCCGCCGCGCGCACCGTCCATGATGCGGTGCGTGCCAGCGAGCAGGACAATGCCTCACGCCGCCGCAAGGGTCTGCCCACCTACGAGTTCGGAACGTCCCTCCATGTCGGCGACGTGATGTACGGGAACATCGGCGCGTCGGACCGGCTCGACTTCACCGTCATCGGCCCCGCTGTGAACCTGGCCAGCCGCATCGCGGGCCTGTGCGCGGGGCTCAACGAGCCCGTGCTCCTCTCCGAGTCCTTCGTCTCCCACTACCGTGGCGATGTGAAGGACCTGGGTCACCACCCCGTCAAGGGCGTACCTCATCCCGTGCGCATCTACACGCTGGACTCGGAGTCCTCCGCGCTCACCGCCGCGTGA
- a CDS encoding aminotransferase family protein has product MREEARHTVRYPQGNVLLRNLARDFPVVTHGQGVHLFDASGKRYLDASAGALVASVGHGNREVADRIHEQLLRVAYVNGTHFTTDVTEELASRLCAHAPQGLTRAAFLGSGSEAVEAAVKFVRQLWVERDEPQRGKVIARVPGYHGNTLYALSLSGRPHYKTFFGPMLAEVVTTAAPYPYRSGLEDYARDGAEHYARLLEETIRREGPDTIAAFIAEPVIGSSAGASPPPPGYFERVSAVCREYGILTIADEVMCGCGRTGRFFASDLYGFTPDVLVLGKGISGGYAPLSALLIREEHLEELRRGSGGFMHAQTYLQAPAMTAAGLAVLDYYERHDLVAHAERVGAHLQRRLREALGTLPHVGSVQGVGLMAGIELVEDIASKRPFPRARKVIERLLAALFERGLVLWSNTGHADGTNGDLLMVGPPLVITEAEVDELVDTLARGIHHFFQEAS; this is encoded by the coding sequence ATGCGGGAAGAAGCCAGGCACACGGTGCGCTACCCCCAGGGGAACGTGCTGCTGCGCAATCTCGCGCGCGACTTCCCCGTGGTGACGCACGGTCAGGGCGTCCACCTCTTCGACGCGAGCGGCAAGCGCTACCTGGACGCCTCCGCCGGCGCGCTCGTGGCCAGCGTGGGCCACGGCAACCGCGAGGTGGCGGACCGCATCCACGAGCAGCTCCTGCGCGTCGCCTACGTCAACGGCACCCACTTCACCACCGACGTCACCGAGGAGCTCGCCTCGCGCCTGTGCGCCCACGCGCCCCAGGGGCTCACGCGCGCCGCGTTCCTCGGCTCGGGCTCCGAGGCGGTGGAGGCCGCGGTGAAGTTCGTCCGCCAGCTCTGGGTGGAGCGAGACGAGCCCCAGCGCGGCAAGGTCATCGCGCGCGTGCCCGGCTACCACGGCAACACGCTGTACGCGCTCTCGCTGTCGGGCCGGCCCCACTACAAGACCTTCTTCGGCCCCATGCTGGCGGAGGTCGTCACCACGGCCGCGCCGTACCCGTACCGCTCCGGCCTGGAGGACTACGCGCGCGACGGCGCCGAGCACTACGCGCGGCTGCTCGAGGAGACGATTCGCCGCGAGGGCCCGGACACCATCGCCGCCTTCATCGCGGAGCCCGTCATCGGCTCGTCCGCGGGCGCGTCGCCTCCGCCGCCCGGCTACTTCGAGCGCGTGAGCGCCGTGTGTCGCGAGTACGGCATCCTCACCATCGCCGACGAGGTGATGTGCGGCTGTGGTCGCACCGGCCGCTTCTTCGCCAGCGACCTCTACGGCTTCACGCCGGACGTGCTGGTGCTCGGCAAGGGCATCAGCGGGGGCTACGCGCCCTTGAGCGCGCTGCTCATCCGCGAAGAGCACCTGGAGGAGCTGCGCCGGGGCTCGGGCGGCTTCATGCACGCGCAGACGTACCTCCAGGCGCCCGCGATGACGGCGGCGGGGCTGGCGGTGCTCGACTACTACGAGCGGCACGACCTGGTGGCCCACGCCGAGCGCGTGGGCGCGCACCTCCAGCGACGGCTGCGCGAGGCGCTGGGCACGCTGCCGCACGTCGGCTCCGTGCAGGGCGTGGGGCTGATGGCCGGCATCGAGCTGGTCGAGGACATCGCGAGCAAGCGCCCCTTCCCGCGCGCGCGCAAGGTCATCGAGCGACTGCTCGCGGCGCTGTTCGAGCGAGGGCTCGTCCTCTGGTCCAACACGGGCCACGCGGACGGGACGAACGGGGACCTGCTCATGGTCGGCCCCCCGCTGGTCATCACCGAGGCGGAGGTCGACGAGCTGGTCGACACGCTCGCCCGCGGCATCCACCACTTCTTCCAGGAGGCGTCATGA
- a CDS encoding MDR family MFS transporter, giving the protein MAPSAATTAAAPFTFTRAQKVFTMSGALLGLLLAALDQTIVATAGPSIQADLGISPALYPWLTTSYLVASTMMVPVWGKLSDLLGRRAVLAAGIIVFLLGSFLCGVSRSTLTLILYRAVQGVGSAALFTASLSVVADLYPPRERGKYQGLFGAMFGLSSVVGPLAGGFITDRLGWHWVFFINLPVGAVALALVLLRMPALKPPGASRGKLDVTGAVLLALAVVPLLLALSLGRGAEQVAHGGGWAWGSWQVLGLFALAAMGTVLFLREETRAQEPLLDLKLFQDRTFALGNVAVFIIGAVFLSGVVFLPLFMVNVVGLSATHSGLTLTPLTLGVVAGNVLSGQLVSRIGRYKGLMLGSLGVLMVGFTVMGFTLTPTSTQTEVTVKMVLVGVGLGPSIPLYTLAIQNAVSPQRIGVATAMATFFRQLGMTLGVALLGAVFATTLSHQLGTRVASATEGLPPKLRAELASAVPGVGGSEAGPAQSAFQAEKVKERVRAELEAERKTLQSPGARESDAAPREQHVSDVDAKEQRALEAVDRTALALKESFTRAVEAVYRCAIFVALLAFLVTLKLPEQPLQRGRARVPAPSE; this is encoded by the coding sequence ATGGCTCCGTCCGCCGCGACCACCGCTGCCGCGCCCTTCACGTTCACCCGCGCACAGAAGGTGTTCACGATGTCGGGTGCGCTGCTCGGGCTGCTGCTCGCGGCGCTGGACCAGACGATTGTGGCCACGGCGGGCCCCTCCATCCAGGCGGACCTGGGCATCTCTCCGGCGCTCTATCCGTGGCTGACGACGTCGTACCTGGTCGCGTCGACGATGATGGTGCCCGTGTGGGGGAAGCTGTCGGACCTCTTGGGCCGGCGCGCGGTGCTGGCGGCGGGAATCATCGTGTTCCTGCTGGGCAGCTTCCTGTGCGGCGTGTCGCGCTCGACGCTGACGCTCATCCTGTATCGCGCGGTGCAGGGAGTGGGCAGCGCGGCGCTCTTCACCGCGTCGCTGTCGGTGGTGGCGGACCTCTATCCGCCGCGCGAGCGAGGCAAGTACCAGGGCCTGTTCGGCGCGATGTTCGGTCTGTCGAGCGTGGTGGGGCCGCTGGCCGGGGGCTTCATCACGGACCGGCTGGGATGGCACTGGGTGTTCTTCATCAACCTGCCGGTGGGCGCGGTGGCGCTCGCGCTCGTGCTCTTGCGCATGCCGGCGCTCAAGCCTCCGGGGGCCTCGCGCGGGAAGCTGGATGTGACGGGCGCGGTGCTGCTGGCGCTGGCGGTGGTGCCGCTGTTGCTCGCGCTCAGCCTGGGACGTGGCGCGGAGCAGGTGGCGCACGGTGGAGGATGGGCATGGGGTTCGTGGCAGGTGCTGGGGTTGTTCGCGCTCGCGGCGATGGGGACGGTGTTGTTCCTGCGCGAGGAGACGCGGGCGCAGGAGCCGCTGTTGGACTTGAAGCTGTTCCAGGACCGGACGTTCGCGTTGGGGAACGTGGCGGTGTTCATCATCGGCGCGGTGTTCCTGTCGGGCGTGGTGTTCCTGCCGTTGTTCATGGTGAACGTGGTGGGGCTGTCGGCCACGCACTCGGGGCTGACGCTGACACCGCTGACGTTGGGCGTGGTGGCGGGCAACGTGCTCAGCGGGCAACTGGTGTCGCGCATCGGCCGGTACAAGGGGCTGATGCTGGGCTCGCTGGGGGTGTTGATGGTGGGCTTCACGGTGATGGGGTTCACGCTGACGCCCACGTCGACGCAGACGGAGGTCACCGTGAAGATGGTCCTGGTCGGCGTGGGCCTGGGACCGTCGATTCCGCTCTACACGCTGGCCATCCAGAACGCGGTGTCACCGCAGCGCATCGGCGTGGCCACGGCGATGGCCACGTTCTTCCGTCAGCTGGGGATGACGTTGGGTGTGGCGTTGTTGGGCGCGGTGTTCGCGACGACGCTGTCGCATCAACTGGGCACCCGTGTGGCGAGCGCCACGGAGGGGCTGCCGCCGAAGCTGCGCGCGGAGCTGGCCTCCGCGGTGCCGGGTGTTGGGGGAAGCGAGGCGGGCCCGGCACAGTCGGCCTTCCAGGCGGAGAAGGTGAAGGAGCGCGTGCGCGCGGAGTTGGAGGCCGAGCGGAAGACTCTTCAGAGCCCGGGGGCGCGGGAGAGCGATGCGGCCCCACGCGAGCAGCATGTCTCCGACGTGGACGCAAAGGAACAGCGAGCGCTGGAGGCGGTCGACCGGACAGCGCTGGCGCTGAAGGAGTCCTTCACGCGGGCGGTGGAGGCGGTGTACCGCTGCGCCATCTTCGTCGCGCTGCTCGCGTTCCTGGTGACGCTGAAGCTGCCCGAGCAGCCCCTGCAACGCGGGCGCGCGCGGGTACCGGCGCCATCGGAGTGA